A single genomic interval of Spinacia oleracea cultivar Varoflay chromosome 6, BTI_SOV_V1, whole genome shotgun sequence harbors:
- the LOC130464035 gene encoding ankyrin repeat-containing protein ITN1-like, giving the protein MASSPQAEDVLPLQSQPLPQTFPLPLPPLTLPPLPTSITATFPNTRPESGAEFLAYGVRIYRAALRGDWLEIERVASISPKWIRSKITKGGETVLHIAAAAKHLHLVKELVNLMDADSLTLANKLGNTALCFAAVSGVVKIAEVMVKKNKELPNIRGSQDMTPLHMAVLLGHQHMVWYLLQVTDDEQLTDQDRIGLLTSSIDTDMFDVALHILSKHRYLALLRDAKKETALHALARKPLKTAYVQLNIWKRFSLQWTIVDQGKSMESEVALHLVQNLWNEVIRQKEEDISALIGYPWRLLFVAAKLGKVEFLTTLIQSYPDLIWKVDENRYTIFHIAVKHRQEEIFKLIYEIGAIKDLIATYKDENGNNMLHLAAKLAPPHRLNCVSGATLQMQREILWFKAVKRIVRPEYIEAENNDHKTPHALFSEEHEGLRTKGEEWMKKTAESCALVATLIATMVFTAAFQLPGGVNEKGIPVFQEKACFVVFSVSNGVSLFSSTASILIFLSILTSRYAEDDFLVSLPVKLMSGLILLLISIATMIVAFTATFFITFREGIKWAPTLIALIASIPVTLFALQQYPLLVDIYQSTYNSHQSLFESSISKLFETTSTKASNNLTHLRLPASSPHDHEYAPTTTSHSTNGQTTFSSSNGSHFSYIKHPTPSQIVNPIASEHGTPL; this is encoded by the exons ATGGCGAGTTCACCACAAGCAGAAGATGTACTTCCCCTGCAATCTCAACCTCTACCTCAGACATTCCCACTCCCTTTACCTCCGCTAACACTGCCACCATTACCGACATCAATTACAGCAACGTTCCCAAACACTAGACCGGAATCTG GGGCTGAATTCTTGGCATATGGAGTGAGAATATATCGAGCAGCACTTAGAGGAGATTGGTTAGAAATAGAACGTGTTGCCAGTATATCTCCTAAATGGATTCGCTCAAAGATCACCAAAGGTGGGGAAACAGTTCTTCacatagcagcagcagcaaagCATCTACATCTTGTTAAGGAGCTGGTTAATCTCATGGATGCAGATTCTCTTACTTTAGCCAATAAACTTGGTAACACAGCTCTATGCTTTGCTGCTGTTTCTGGGGTGGTAAAAATTGCAGAAGTGATggttaaaaaaaacaaagaattgCCAAACATCAGAGGCAGTCAAGATATGACACCACTCCATATGGCGGTGTTGCTAGGGCATCAACATATGGTGTGGTACCTTCTTCAAGTAACTGATGATGAACAACTGACGGACCAAGATCGAATAGGCTTACTTACCAGCTCTATCGACACTGATATGTTTG ATGTTGCATTGCATATTCTAAGCAAGCACCGCTACTTGGCCCTTCTTCGGGATGCAAAGAAAGAGACTGCATTACATGCATTGGCTCGAAAGCCCCTAAAGACTGCTTACGTTCAATTGAACATTTGGAAGAGGTTCTCATTGCAAT GGACCATCGTAGATCAAGGTAAAAGCATGGAATCAGAAGTTGCACTTCACTTAGTACAGAACCTTTGGAATGAAGTCATCAGACAGAAGGAAGAGGATATATCTGCACTGATTGGCTACCCATGGCGGTTACTATTTGTTGCAGCTAAGCTTGGGAAGGTCGAATTCCTAACAACATTGATCCAATCTTATCCTGATCTAATATGGAAGGTAGATGAAAATAGGTACACTATTTTTCATATAGCCGTGAAGCACCGTCAAGAGGAGATTTTCAAACTTATATATGAAATCGGAGCAATCAAAGACTTGATAGCTACTTACAAAGATGAGAATGGAAATAACATGTTGCATTTGGCTGCTAAGTTGGCACCTCCCCATCGTCTAAATTGTGTATCTGGGGCAACTTTGCAAATGCAACGAGAGATTTTGTGGTTCAAG GCAGTGAAAAGGATAGTGAGGCCTGAGTACATCGAAGCTGAAAACAATGATCATAAAACACCTCATGCATTGTTTAGTGAAGAGCATGAAGGGTTAAGGACAAAGGGGGAGGAGTGGATGAAGAAGACAGCAGAATCATGTGCTCTTGTCGCAACTCTAATAGCTACCATGGTATTCACAGCAGCCTTCCAATTACCTGGAGGTGTAAATGAAAAAGGAATTCCGGTCTTTCAAGAAAAGGCCTGTTTTGTGGTTTTTTCTGTGTCAAATGGAGTATCGTTGTTCTCCTCTACAGCTTCAATATTGATCTTCTTGTCAATCCTTACTTCAAGATATGCGGAAGATGATTTCCTAGTATCATTGCCAGTGAAACTCATGAGCGGGCTTATTTTGCTGCTCATTTCAATAGCAACCATGATAGTAGCCTTCACCGCTACGTTCTTCATCACTTTCCGAGAAGGTATAAAGTGGGCTCCTACTCTTATCGCCTTAATAGCCTCAATCCCTGTTACCCTTTTTGCCTTACAGCAGTACCCTCTCCTGGTGGACATATATCAGTCAACCTACAACTCTCATCAATCTCTATTTGAATCAAGTATATCAAAACTTTTCGAGACTACTTCTACAAAGGCATCAAATAATCTCACTCATCTCCGGTTGCCAGCCTCTTCTCCGCATGATCATGAGTATGCTCCAACGACAACATCCCACTCTACAAATGGTCAGACAACCTTTTCTAGTTCTAATGGATCTCACTTCAGCTATATAAAACATCCAACACCCTCACAGATAGTAAATCCCATTGCATCAGAACATGGTACTCCTCTGTAA